AGCTGACTGTGTGCTGTGAAGGAATCCCAGTAGATATATTTTCATTACAGCTCTCATCAGGATCTTTAATGAGATGGTGGCGTGTGTGGAGATGGCAGAGTTTTTTAGGTTATGTGCCAAAAGCTCCCAGTGAGGACTACAGAGAGACCATGATGGATGGGGGGAACTCAAACATCACCTGGTCCTGGCTTCTCCAATCCCCGTGCCAAGAATTACCAGCCCGTCAGAGCTCCATCTCCATGAGCCCAAAGGAGCATGGGGACACATACAGTAGGTGGGAACTCACAATAAGGTCTTCTTTGGGCCCCCCTCCCACTTCAGGGCTCATCCCAAGAGACAGCCTGGGCCTCCAAGCATGATACCCATCAAGATGAGTCAGTCCTGGGACTTAAGTCCCTTTGGGACTTAAGGGCAATGCTGCATAGGGCTGTGGGAGGGGTTATGggatgcagaagaaaagcattttgtgaCCACGTATGGTTTCTTGGGAGGAAAGGGTCAAAAAGGGAAGATTTAGCAAGAGGGGAGTAGTTCTGCTCAAATGATGTTGCAGCTGGGAATACTAAGAATATCAGTGTCGCTTGGTGGTCACCCTGGTTACCGGTCTGTGTTGTTTCACTTGTGGCTTATTATGGGATGTATAGGAGAGAAACCAAAGACAGGGAAAGTCTAGTGATGTTCTAGTGATGTGGGGAGAAGTTGAGAGTGGGAAAATAGAggaacaaggaaataaaaaggtctGGTCATGTGTGTATAGGCTGCTGGTTGGTACTCTTGTCTGGCTGTGTCCTGTGCCTAATCATCACAGTCTGTCCTGTCTTCTTGTTAAATTCCTTTCTGACTCTCTCTTGGGGGAAGGACTCTGTTTGAGGGGAGGGGGTGGACATCTCAGTGCTAGCAGCTACAGTCAGACTATGGGGTTGGAGGGACCATGGTGCCAGCAACTGGTACATGTGAAGGTTTGGttgccagcagctgggcttGGGCCCTGGGCTGGAGGCCTGAGTGCTGGCAACTGGGGACATTTCATGGAGTGAGTAAAACCAAATGTTAGCCCCTGAAATGGGGTAAAACACATTGGGAACCTTTTTTTATCTGTGTTGTAGTACTGGAGCAAGTATGGGTGTATGAGGGACCGTGTGGCTGTTGGTGAAGATCAAGTTGGAATAGCTGGTAAGTGGATGAATAAGGAGAGAGCTGGAGTGTGAGCTTCTATCTCCAAGAGCCAGGAGGAGCTAGCTGTTGGGGTCACCAGGGAGTCCTGGCCAGCTGCTGAAGAGACTGTAGGGTTAGGGGTGAGatgtgtatgtgtgtctgtgtgtctctaCATGCAAGACTGAAGTGGAGTTGGATACTGGGGCACCAGGGTGTCCCAGTCAACCCTGTGTGATGGTCTGTACTGCCAGTGCAGTTGGGCTGAAGTTTTGGGGGCTCCCACATCTGGCTGGAGAGAAGAGCAGGATGAAGCTGTAGGTCTGAGCATGCTGTGTGTCTGGCTGTGATGGATGTGGCCAGCAGTGTAAGTGCCTGGTGTGTGCATCTGCCTCCTAGGAGCTGATTTTCAGCCTTGCTGCTGGTTGGACCTGGATATGGAGTTGTGGCTGCCTGGCCTCTCAGCAGCATCATACATCTTCTCCTGACAGTCATCTGTAATCACAAACCGTGGGTGGTCTCTGTAATAACGTGGTGTTTTCATTGCCTGTAACTATCAGACATACCTCTTTGTTaccagtttttcattttttcagtctATCCATTTgaccttttggaaaaaaattatgaagctCTTCCCCTGAGTGAGGAATAGAAAACACTTCTCATTTTGCCTGACTAGGaattattctattattttgaCACATACATTTATGATACTGGTTATTAAGATATATGCAATGGGAACTTTGCCTGTAACCTTGGAatacagagagaggaaaaagtcTAATCACTCAAAAATGTAAATAGGTCTTATACCATACTCttgaagataaaaatatcaCTGCTTGTACCTTCGTGTTACTGTAATTCTGCAACTTGATTGCCCAAAAATAATTGCCACAGCAAGTTTTAAGTGGTGCTTGCTATAAAAGATGTCAAAATGATGACAGAGTTCTTAAATGTGCCCCTGTCCCTAATTTTCCCTCCTATCAGTCCCCAAGTGTTTGCATGGTTCTCATGTGAAAGTTACATGCTGCATTCCTTTTGCTCATGCTGTTGCCTTTAGAATTGAAGCTGGCAGCCATGGAACTGTTTGTATTGTAACCAAGCTGTAAAAATGAAGAGAGCGAGGAATATGGAGTCCCACGAGGCCtctaaaagcaaattttaaaaacttgtttgTGTAGCTTTTGGCTTACTTGTGTAGAGGATATAAGTTCAGTGAGTGGAAACATTATTTCAGAGAGGATCTGGGCATTGCATTTAATTTGTCTGTGCAAGCTAAAAGGGCTTTGTAAAGCTGCAGTGAATAAGGGCGATGTTGAAAGTACAGTATTAGGAAACAATGTCTGATAATGAAGGTGTGGAACTAGAAGGCTGCTACGGTGGATGCCAAGTCAGTCTGAGCTTtgatataacaaaaaaaaaaagtctcaaatGCTTAAAGGCATGTCATTCCTGCCTAATTCCTACAATTGGTCTCACcatattaatttattatggTGTTTTCCCTAAAACTGAGTCATAGCTGTTTAAAATACCCATGTGTGTGCTTTATTAATGCTTTGTAGCTCAGATTATTTGGTTTCTTATTTCAATTATAAATTGTTACAGATTTTGTAGTACAATAACAATGGCAGGCTTTTAATCTTTCAGTCAGGTTTCTTAAAAATTGAATCACCAAGTTTGGTAACTGGTAATTAAAAGTCAGACactttcttcccctctttcctcACCTTTGTCTGACATTACTGTTTGAAGGCTCAGGGCAAGCTTCTATAAAAGCCATGTGTTCCCACCATCATCGCTATAACCTAGCTCAGGATGCTCAGATAGCAAATTCTGggtctggggaaaaaacagattttgctGCAATTTCATGAAGACCTGTGTATGCAACATCTGTCATGTTCCAGTGCTACAGCCTGTGTtttgcaccatttttttttatgttcctgCAAGTAGCCATCCCACCCCATCACTTCTCTTACCTGGGAAGGCAGCAGTAGCTGGTGAGGTTGCTGGCGCTGAACTTGGCATCTTGGAGAATGTATCTCCAACAGATGATGGCTTACCTGGGAGATACTCCTTTTCCATGAGTTCCTGTAGTATGACAGGATACCCAACTTGTTCTCACAGGCAAAAGTATGCTTAAAAAGGATTTGAAGTGCCCTAAGCCCTGTTCTTCAACCAGTGTTACAGTTTTTGTATTTGCAACAGCTTTAGTTGGTTTTAATATCAcagaatgtttattttaatcttgGTGCGTGGGAATTTTAATTATCTTAAAAGTCAAGGTGATTTTGGTAGCATCTTTATTGCTTAATTCACTTCAGTGAATAAAACTGTCTGTTTTATTTGCCTAAGTGCATAAAGTGGCAAGTTCTTGTGTTCCACAAGTGGtgaccttttcctttttcttttatttaggaAGGCTGTGGAAGAGTTACTTAAAGAGGCCAAACGTGGGAGAACCAGAGCTGAAACAATGGGAGCTATGGGTTGGTAAGTTGTGCCAGTAAGAGATGAATGCTGATGCCAAAATAAATCTTGTCCTTAATGTGTGACAGAAGTCTCTACCTTTTTATGTGTTTcatgtttaaataatttgtcttcATCCACATACTTGGGCAAAAATTCCAGTCTAAATAAGAAAGAAGATCAGGTAAATTCTGTCTGCATGAAATTGTTTGTCTGAATGTGTTGAAGACAGAACAGTTGGAAAATTGGGAATATGTTCTTATAATAGATGGAATTGCAAAGTTTGGGTTGGAATCTCATGAGTCTTTGTGCATGTACTTACGTACTGTCTACATGTTACCGGGTTAGATTCTGTTTTATGTGAAAGGAATTCATAACCTGACAAAGAAACCTAAAGCCTTATATTAATAAGACAACAAACTATCCTTTAGTAGACAATTCATATATAAACTGTAGCCAAAAAGCTGCTCAATGAACTCAAAAGTATAATCCAGTTTTGGAAGAGGGTTACTTTCTAATactaaaaaaacctaaaacccAGGGGCTAATTTGTATagtaactgggaaaaaaaatcacagtattttAATCTTAAATGGAATACAGCATTAATTCTTCAATGCAATATTCCAGATTTTACAGCTAGATTGACATGGAATGTAATGCATGTAATTGTAATTAGGGAAGTAATAACATGCTGGGGACAGTCATTCATCATAAAATAATGTATATGACTTTGATAAGAAGCTATTGGATCTAGGGACATTCACACAAGTAGTGCACCAGTTGACTGCACTAAATGCACTTGTAGATAAGGTTTGTCTTCCTCCATCAACAGTAGTAAGAGATAAGCCTGAACTGTTCATTAAGGTCTCAGTTCAgttgtctgtttgttttaataGCTCTGAAGAGATTAAAATAGTGtattgttggaaaaaaaaaaagttattcctttatgttttcaaacaggtttgggattttctgtatgttttacTCAGTATTTCTTCCAGGGATGCAGTTCATACCGTTTCTGTTAAAATAGCTTAATTGGTGTAATCTCCCAGAGTGGCTATAGCTGTCCTGATCCACTGTGCTTTGACCCTGGCAGCCTAGCCACGTGGCCAGGTAACCCAGTGCACATAATTAGCACCATGAAGTGATGTACGCATCCAGTCACTGTGAATTTACAAGTTGATCCAGATATGGATCTGGATTTCTGGGAAGGTAATCAGGTGCCCCTGTACAATTTTGCTGCCACTTGTGCAGTCTGGAATATCTGCCAGGAGAGTGTATGGGCATCTGCTCCTGAATGTGGCTCCTTCTTACTCCTTGTTTGTAAGAGGATGGTGGTCCTGTTCAGCTGGCTGTGATGATCAGCTCAGAATGCAGTTTGCTAGAGCCTGATGCCTGAGGCCTGCCAGGGAATGGGATAAGCAAGGGTGACCTGTTGTTCAGAGCAGTTGCAGATTAATGGTGTCTGGTTGGGTTAGTGTTCTGTTAAAAGTTTTAGAAGGAAAGGGCTTTCAAGACTGCTTCAGGCAGAGGAAGACTGTTGACATAGGGATTGGCATGGTGATATCCTGAGCTGAGGCTGTTGAAGTACTTTCGACTGCAGAGGTACATGTAAACAGCTGTACTGGGTCAAACAAAGGATCCATTCCTGCGGTGCCCTGTGTCCATCAGTGGCTCATACCCAGTGCCTAGGAAGTGATTTGCTGAATATCCTTGTTTATGAATATGCTCAGTAGTACCTTCTTCAAGGTACtttgtcaccagatgacacaagcaaaaacaacgcaccacagccttggtcacgatgaagagactaatttattttttctgactccaatcttttatagttctcaaaagatgccagtggattggagggtgaacgtgccacctctccaatgacactggacaaactacctgtacatcaaatttctccgcctctatgaaagaatgcaaaacaatagaTTGTTTACAGgaagttgtgtgagaaagttctctacaagaatgtaaactcagaaggctttagaaaactcttgataaccagggcgacatCACTTCTTCTGCAGCTCAGGATATCATGCTCTTAGAGATTATTTCTTTGTATGTAATGCACCTCCAAGGATTTTTATCTCACTGAATTTATCCTTAGAGAGACTGGTAGTAATCTCTTCTGTGACAAATCTACTGCTGTAGGGTTTGGCATAAGCTAGTGTATGGCTGGTATGTGTGGCTGTAAGGAAAGTATCAAGCCCCCCAAAGGCAAACTCTCAATAAGTCTTTGCTGTCCAGTTCTGCAGGCACAACAGACAGAACAAAAACTGCCACTGCTGTCACctctttaactttttttatgCTCTGTTATGCTGTTCTGGTGCTTCTGAACTGGCCCAACAGCTAAGTATTGCATAAATACATGGGAGATAAAATGGGTGGGTAagatatttggaagaaaacttAACTATGCTCAATTGAGTATCACACTCCAGCAAAATGTTGTCAAGTGTTACTGATCCTGAAGGGCTTCAGAGATTACATCAGGACAGACATGTGACCTTGCAAGGTGTAAACTACTGAGAAGAAAGTAACTTCTGCTCAGAGCTTTGTGGATAGCAAATGAAATGAGCAGAGGAGTTAGTTCATGAAAATGTGTATTAGTAGACCAGATCAAGGAAATCATAAGTGATAGAAGCAAAGAAAAGGTCATCACCAACTTGTCTAAAAGCACAGTGCTAACAGGTAAAACACAAAACCTTCCTTCCATGCCAAACTCAAAATGCTTACAGGTGTGTTTCATGAGGACTTCTGGGATTCCTCAGCCCTTTGTCAGAGGAGTCCTGGAGAAGAGGTGCACACACCCTGGAGACATCTAGTGTAAGGCCATCAGTCCTGCACTGGCACTGGAAAGTTGAAGCAGCTCAACCTATGAAGAAAAGATTTGTTCTGCCATCTGTCTTTGGGTAAGGAGAAGCAGAGGCTACTACTGCTCATACTTCACTGATTCCAGTTCATGTtgctctccagcagctgttGAATACTGGGAAATACATTTCTGGAGTCAGTGGCATTTGACAGAAGTTGGTCAAAGGAAGGTATATGGAGAAGTGGCTTTCCTGGGTGGGGTGATTATATTGTGCATACCATTGCAAAGGAGTAGTGTCTCCTGGTGAATATTGATGGCAGCAAAACCTTAGCCAGCAACACTCTCAACACTGACTGCTCTCAGGTTCAAGCCATTGCTCTGTTACTGTCCAGAGTGATTAGTTCTCCGTAGCTCAAGTACACTGTTTGAAAAGGTTCCCCAAGCACCCTGCATAACCTTTTGCTGTCTCATCATTTGAGATAGATGATGGTAGCTGGAGCCAAAAATACAAGTATCCAAACCAGTTTAGCTGACAGGtacaaaaaaaatgtacaaagcAATCAACCTGCAGCCTAGTCTCTCATACAAAGACTGAGCTTTGAAATACAGGACAGTATTGTTAGTATTTCCTCTAGTTTGGGaatgttttgctggttttacaTTGTCTTAAAAGCTTAATGTGGATGACATGGACAGGTGCTGCAACCTTAAAGGCTAGTGGAAGAAAGGCCTGTCCCTGTTTGGGACAAGTAACCAGCAGGGAGGTTGGCAATGATATTGACCAAGAATTTGTTCGGGAAGGGAAATAATCTGAGGCTCTTTGGACATGGAACAACTGTCAGTATTGCCAGAGGGCTGCATGATCTCGTAGTTGGTTAAGAATCTCAGCTCATTGACCTCCATACTCTCAGGACTGCTCAGATAGGCAGTATGTAGGTCCATAGTAAATGAATCCAAGAAATGCTGGATATTCTTCTTTGTAGTTTTCATTCAGCAATGCAGTATTTCTAGTTCCTTCAGTGTTGCTTTTGTATGTATTCTGTGGCCGTGGTGATTCttgttggggggggggtgtctcCTGAATCCTATGATAACACATGATGTAGATCCTGCTGTTAATGTATCTCGCTCAAGCATTAGTACAGCTAATCACAAATAAGGAAATGTGTGAGAGAAGGGTAAGGAAGAACCCTCTTCTGAAGGTGTCTTAATCCTGGAAATGTTAATCAGAACAGAGCAGAATCTGTGGCTGAATCCTAGCAATGATGCTGTAATGTGGGAACTTCTGAGATGATAAAAGCAGAGCAGTTGTCTGGAAGCTAACATTTGGAGGATCAGTTGGATCCAGGCTGAGAAGTTTTGGACAAATAGTCTAAGAATATTTGAAATTGTTAGATAAATTTGTTTCATCAGAGGCTATTGAACATAGATGAAATAGACTATTTGGGGGTTTCCGTTGTTTCTAGTTAAAATAAAGCCAGCTTCTTTGAAGTGTTTCTCTTTGTTCTATGTACATAATTCATGAGCTTCTTTATAGCAGTGAATTTAGGTCCCATTTTAAGCTGTTGTTCTGCTTTGACTAAGAAAGGCAattaaaatgccacaaaaattACTGTGTGAAAAAAGTTCTAGATGcctttttttccaatgtatAGGTCTGATCTTCAAAGATGCTGATAATGTGAGCTAAAGCTAAATCAAATGTAGCTTCTCATCTTATTTGAAAAGCTCATGTAAAGTAAGAACAGGAAAACATTATATTTTTGGATAGTTTGTTCAGCTCTGCATTGTAAGAGCAGAGGAAATTACAATTAGAAAAATATGGAAgcattacattatttttaactctATCTTTGTAAAACAATCCTAAAATTGCTTTCATTCCTGTAGATAGCTTTCTGTTCAATACCAAATCTGTTAGAAGTACAGCAGAATAcaaaatgatgatgatgatgatgatgatgaagatgaagatACTGAAACTGTGAAGTGCTGTGTTACATCTTGTCTTTGAGTGGGTGTTGTGTGCAGGAACACTGCAATGGATTCCCCTCAGCTTTCATTTGaatgtgaggaggaggaggagaaacagGGTACAGATAGAGATTGAAAAGTAAATATGTTAAAATCTTGTAATCAGGGCACATCCTAAGTCAAGCTGTCACTGGAACaaattgcccagagaagctctgaatgcctcatctctggaagtgtttgagaccaggttggatggagctctgagcaacctggtctagtgaaaggtgtctgTGGGGTTGGAACTtaataatctttaaggtcccttccaaaccagaTGGTTCTATGATCCTACAAAGTCCTGCCAGCTGTACCTGGCTGCCAAGACCATATTTCAAAGCTTTCAGTGTCCTCTGAGGCATCCTCTTATGTAAGGTCCCCCATGACAGGGTAACAGCATTGATTACTTGGTTTGGCAAAACAACCTCCAGCTGTTTCCCCTCCTCCTTAAGTCACTCTTCTATTGAAATATGGTATTTTCTATGATAGTTTGGAAATGCTAGAAATGTACTTGTCAGTTCATCCACAGTGaactttttttcttggaaagatGGCTCTGTATCATAAGGTTGACTGTGTCAATCCTATTTGGTGTGTCCAGTTACTCAGCAGAGACAAGACTGGCACATGACATTGTGCTCTTGTGTCTTAAATGGTGTCAGCATGTTTTTACTGTTAAGAACTTGTATAGTATGCTGAACTGCACTGCTGCACTGGATGACAGGTGCTGGTTGGAAATTTTGTGTTACTGCACAGAAGTTGACTTGAAGGGTCAAAAATAGGGTTAATATTTGACCTATGTTCacaatgacagatttttttttttttttctcaaaaggtAATATAATTGTGAAAATGCAGTATGTTGCATTGTCTTGGTGGAGAGATTTTGAGGGGTGTGAGATTTATTCATGGAGGGAGGCAAGATTCTGTCAGTGAGAATAGCTTGGTCTAGCTTTTGGAGCACTCAGAGCAAAAAGTGAACCTTACAATGGGTGAATACTCTGCTACAGAACTGGAGTCTGGTAGATAGGAATGCTCTAGCACTGCAGTTTGTGTCCTTGCCTCACAcatgcctgcagctctgcttgcGGCACATTTCAATTCAGAACTTTAATGTTTCTTtaacttgtttggtttttactggttggttggttggttagttggtttgttttaaagcaaagcTTCTCAAATCAGTTCTGTGGCACTGTTTGCTGGTCACAGCAGTATTATGTTCCACCATGCCCAGGCTAAGATTGCCTTCCAGCCCTTCAGAACTCACCTGAGGGCAAACCTGTTTATGAGTTGTGCACTGCAGGATCAGACCCTACAGCAAACCCATGGCCGATGTTTGGAGATGTCAATTTCCTCACCATTAGAGATGCTCTCAAAGATATTAGTGGATTCATACAGTTCACTTTTAATCTTCACAGTTCCATATATACCATAGCTATATGTAAAtatgctctgtgtgtgcatgtaatGTAGCACATGCCATACATCTTGTTTGCTTTAAGATTTAAAGGCAGCATTTGCTTTGTTGAAGTCTGAAGTCAACAAAACTAAGAActaatgtttttcttcagtgacTTACTGCTGCTCCATGAAAGCCTGGTGGCTCGTTTTAATCACAGTATGATGGTAAACTAATGGCATCTCTTAGCTGACTCTCAAGTCCAGCATTTCTCATCAATTTTCATTCTTAGTATAGCTCAGGCAGCACTTAGAGtgtcaaaaagaaataaatgcttcaGCCAGATGGATTTATTATATGGCAGATTGACTGTCTCATTCTAGCACTATATATTAGTGCTTGAATCAGTGCATTAGCTCTtaagaaaaagcaagaggaagaaCAGATGTGAAATAGATTTTGCCTGGATGCAGCCTAGAGAAGGCTACCTTCCTTGGTAGGAAATGTTGAGGTACATTTATTGgattacatttatttaaaacaggGATTTGAGAAAAATAGTGTAGATTTATATGAAGAAAGTTTcaaaaattctaaaattctaTGCAGTAGATGTGTACCAGAAAATACCTAGTGGAAATAAAACAGTGTGGCTGTATACTTATAAAATTGCTCTCCTAAGTTCTTGAAGGATTTAGCACAAGAAAAATGATTAGGAGTGCTTAGTAGGCAGACCTGAAGCAAAACACCATGGTAAATTCCATGTCCAGTTAAGTCATGAAGTATGTTAAATAATCATACATGATCTTTGTTGTAGTTTGCTTGTTGTTCTCATAGCTCTGATGGTTTAGAAGTGTCAAAGGTTTTTGAGTAGTTAGGGTTTAATTTCTACACTTACACAAAATATTCAAGTAGAATAGATGATCTTAACATTGTGCTCTTAGGATTCCATGACACTGTGGTTGATTCAATAAGTTACTGTGATCTCTAACagctctgattttttaaaagcaatccTGTAACTTGTCTCAAAAATGTGAAGAGTAACACCACAGTGACTCCAACTATAAACAAAGTCTTCAGAGTGATTTCTGTTTTATGTAGGAATATatttaaacttgtttttttcttattccatTCTTTAAGAGATGATAAATTGGGAATAAGTAGAGTACAGCTGATACCAACAAGATAAATGAAGTTTACAATACTTGTTTCCTAAAACTAGCTGATAAATTATGTGCAAAAGTGCTTAGCTGCAAgtgagaaagtaaaaaaaatggaaaatagttGGATACGTATCTTTACTGTTTAAGAAAAATGATTAAAACACTTTGGTGGTTGCTAAGTATAAGTTTAAATTGTTAAGTCTCGTGTGTATGTTTATGCTACAGCTATTTGGGTTCTTCATGCATGTGTATCTTACTTTCTGAATATTGCAGTTCACTAGATAATGCTGACTTTAGAAGATTGTAATCTCTATAAGCCATTCTGATTTGACTTAAGAGTATGTTACTAAATGTTTGATTTCTGAATACCTAAGTTAGGCACCATCAACCTTAAAGTATATTGGCATCCTTTGCTTCCCCCTCCACACACTACCTTGAGAAAATCATGTGGATTTTCACTGTGttgaagtaaaataattttcttcccataaagagtaatatatataataataaaagaatgGTGATGATCTGGAACTTACTTTTCTGTACTGGGAGTTTACACTAGGTGGCATGCAAGGAAAGCCAAAATCACAAACTTGTCTTAAAATCACTGAAGTTAAAATCTCAGACTTATTTTAGGATGTTTTTACCTTGTCTTTTGATGACTTTTAAATGTCTTTACAGGTTGAAATGTCCTCTTGCTGGTACAAATAAAAGATTTCTTATTAATACCATCAAAAACACATTGCCGTCTCAAAAAGAACAAGACCAAGAGCGTGAGCAAAAGGAAGATGATAAGGAGTCTGAACCaaacaaaagcaggaaagaagaaaaaccaaagaaacGCAGAATTCATCCGTATACACCCAGCTTTCAATCCAGAAGGAGAGTCAGCTACTCTCCTCCAAGGCACCAAAGCAGGAACCAGCACACAAAGGATAAACATGAAAAGCGATCAAGCAAGCGATGAGGAGAGGAGAGTGACAAGAATGTGTTGTTACAAGTCAGGAATGTCATTGAGTATAGGAAAGCGGGGAAGTCTCAGTTATTCAAGAAGAGTTGATGTTCAGACTTGAGTTTTGAACCAAGTTGCCTGTGTGAGAAGTAATCTTGAGGTAGCTTTAGAACTTTTCTTTGGGACCTttaagagaaaagcaaagtaaGC
This sequence is a window from Vidua chalybeata isolate OUT-0048 chromosome 2, bVidCha1 merged haplotype, whole genome shotgun sequence. Protein-coding genes within it:
- the POLR1D gene encoding protein POLR1D, with product MEEDPELERKAVEELLKEAKRGRTRAETMGAMGWLKCPLAGTNKRFLINTIKNTLPSQKEQDQEREQKEDDKESEPNKSRKEEKPKKRRIHPYTPSFQSRRRVSYSPPRHQSRNQHTKDKHEKRSSKR